The Microbacterium limosum sequence CGACACCGATCCGCACGTCTCCGAGGCCTTCAGCGACGACGAGTACCGCACGGTCGCCCGCGTGGCGGACCACTACTACTCGATCGTGCTCACCGACACCGGCACGGGGATCGTCCACTCCGTCATGGGTGCCACGCTGGAGCGCGCCGATCAGCTGATCGTCGTCGCCGGAATGAGCATCGACGAGGCCCGCCTCGCCTCGGAGACGCTGACGTGGCTCGAATCCAACGGGCACGAGGAACGGGTGCGCGACGCGATCGTCGTCCTCAACATGGCCTCGCCGGGGTCCGCACTCGTGCGGCCCGACCAGATCGAGGCGCACTTCCGCTCCCGCGTGCGCGACGTCGTGCGCGTGCCCTACGACGCGCACATCGCGACGGGCGGGGCCATCACCTTCCGCGATCTCCCGCCCGCGACGCGCGCCGCGGCGAGGCAGCTCGCCGTGAAGGTCGTCGACGCGCTGCGCGGCGCGCCGGCCCCCTCGACTACGACGGCGGGTGCCTGACCATGGCCGTGCGTGAGATCCGTCTCTTCGGCGACCCCGTGCTGAAGGCGCACAGCGCCGAGATCGCCGAGATCGACGACTCGGTGCGGGCGCTCGTGCGCGACCTGCTCGACACCGTCGCCCTGCCGGGTCGTGCGGGGGTCGCCGCCCCTCAGATCGGGGTCGGCCTCCGTGCGTTCAGCTACAACATCGACGGCGACATCGGCTATGTCCTCAATCCCCGCGTCGTCGAGGTGCGCGGCGAGGCGGAGCCGGTCGACGAGGGCTGCCTCTCCGTTCCCGGGCTCTGGCATCCGGCGCTGCGCCACCCGTGGGCCCGGGTCGAGGGCATCGACCTCGACGGTCAGGCCGTGGAGCTCGAGGGCGAGGGCCTCCTCGCGCAGGCGCTCCAGCACGAATGCGACCACCTCGACGGCGTGCTCTACCTGCAGCGGCTCACCCCCGAGCAGCGCCGGATCGCCATGCGCGAGGTGCGTGAGAGCTCCTGGTTCTGAGCCCCCGCGCACCCCGCGCCGGGCGGGTCAGGGGATCGAGACGTTCGTCGTGTTGACGGGCTCGCTGTAGAGCTCCTCGATCTGCAGCGAGAAGTCGGACATGATCACGTTGCGCTTGATCGACATCTTCGGCGTGAGGTGCCCGGATGCCTCGGTCCACTCCGAGGGCAGGATCGTGAACTTCCGGATCGACTCCGCCCGGGAGACGTGGGTGTTCGCCTCGTCGATCGCCCGCTGCACCTCGGCCCGCACGGCGGCGTGCGCCGCGGCATCCGCCAGCGACATGTCTCCCGGCAGGTTGTTGTTGGCCAGCCACGTCGGCAGCATCTCGGGGTCGAGGGTGATGAGGGCCGCGATGAAGGGCTTCTGATCGCCGACCACGACGACCTGGCCCACGATGGGGTTGGCGCGGATGGGGTCTTCGAGGGCGGCGGGGGCCACGTTCTTCCCGCCCGCCGTGACGATGATCTCCTTCTTGCGCCCCGTGATCGTGAGGAACCCCTCGGAGTCGAACGACCCGACATCTCCGGTCTTGAACCACTCGCCGTCGAAGGCCGCCGCGGTCGCCTCGGGGTTGCGCCAGTACTCCTTGAAGACGTTGATGCCGCGCACCTCGACCTCGCCGTCCTCCGCGAGGCGGACCCCCACCCCGGGAAGGGCGGGGCCGACGGTGCCGATCTTGGACTTCTTGGCGAGGTTCACCGTCGCCGGCGCGGTGGTCTCGGTGAGGCCGTACCCCTCGAGGATCGTCACGCCGAGGCTGTGGAAGAAGTGGCCGAGACGGGGACCGAGCGGTGCCGACCCCGAGACGGCGTAGCGCACGTTGCCGCCCATCGCGTTGCGCAGCTTGCTGTAGACGAGCTTGTCGAAGAGGGCGAACTTGATCTTCAGCGCGAGGGGGATCCGCTTGCCCTCCTGCAGGAGGGTGGAGTGCTCGATCGCCGCGTGCGCGGCGGCGCGGAAGATCTTGCCCTTGCCGCCCGCCTCGGCCTTCTGCTCCGCGGAGTTGTAGACCTTCTCGAACACCCGGGGCACGGCGAGGAGATACGTCGGCTTGAAGCTGCCGAGCGCCGGCAGCAGCTGCTTCGTGTCGGGCTGGTGGCCCGTCTTGACACCCGCGTGGATGTTCAGGATCGAGATGAAGCGCGCGAACACGTGCGCCGTCGTGATGAACAGCAGCGTGGACGACCCGGGCACCTGCACGACCTCGTCGAGTGCCTTGGCGGCGTTGCGCGAGAGCTCGACGAAATTGCTGTGCGTCAGGACGCATCCCTTCGGGCGCCCGGTCGACCCCGAGGTGTAGATGAGGGTCGCGATGTCGGCGCCCACGGCGATGCCGCGGCGGCGCTCGATCTCGTCGTCGCCGACGGCGCTTCCCGCGTCGGAGAGCTTGCCGATCGCGCCGAGGCCCAGCTGCCAGACGTCGCGGATGAGGGGCAGGTCGCCGCGCACCTCGTCGACACGGGCGGCGTGGTCGGCCGACTCGACGATGAGTGCGACGGCGCCGGAATCCTGGAGGATCCACTGGATCTGCGAGGGGGAGCTGGTCTCGTAGATGGGGACCATCACCGCGCCGGCGTAGAACAGCGCGAAGTCCACGAGCGTCCACTCGTAGGTCGTCCGGGCGAGGAACCCGACCTTGTCGCCGGGCTCGATGCCGGAGGCGACGAAGCCCTTGGCGAGCGCGATCACCTGCCGCCGGAACTCGGATGCGGCGATGTCGCGCCAGCCCGAACCTTCGGGGACCGCGAACAGCGGGCGATCGGGGGTGGCCTTCACCCGCTCCTCGAGCAGATCGGCGATATTGGCGCTCGGGTCGGCGGGGACGATGGCGGGAACCTCGAACTGGACGGCACTCATGTCGGCAACTCCTTCGGTACCGGTGGGGTGGCTCTGGCACTCAACTCTACCCCGCGGTGATACTCAGTCCCAGCCGCGAAACGATGCCCGGCGCCGGGCGCGACCTCCCTACTAGACTGCACGTTGGCCCGCGCGCGGCCGGGGAAGGAAGTGGCGGTGCTCGCGGTAGGTATCGACATCGGCGGAACGAAGATCGCCGGCGGACTCGTCGACGAGGAGGGGCGCATCCTCGCGCAGGTCAGGGTCGATACGCCCCTGACGGTGCCCGCGATCGAGGCGGCCGTCGCACAGATGATCGCCCACCTGTCGACGGATCGGGACGTGCGAGTGGCCGGGGTCGCCGCCGCCGGGTTCATCGACCGCGATCGCTCCACGGTGTATTTCGCGCCCAACATCGCGTGGCGGGATGA is a genomic window containing:
- a CDS encoding AMP-dependent synthetase/ligase; its protein translation is MSAVQFEVPAIVPADPSANIADLLEERVKATPDRPLFAVPEGSGWRDIAASEFRRQVIALAKGFVASGIEPGDKVGFLARTTYEWTLVDFALFYAGAVMVPIYETSSPSQIQWILQDSGAVALIVESADHAARVDEVRGDLPLIRDVWQLGLGAIGKLSDAGSAVGDDEIERRRGIAVGADIATLIYTSGSTGRPKGCVLTHSNFVELSRNAAKALDEVVQVPGSSTLLFITTAHVFARFISILNIHAGVKTGHQPDTKQLLPALGSFKPTYLLAVPRVFEKVYNSAEQKAEAGGKGKIFRAAAHAAIEHSTLLQEGKRIPLALKIKFALFDKLVYSKLRNAMGGNVRYAVSGSAPLGPRLGHFFHSLGVTILEGYGLTETTAPATVNLAKKSKIGTVGPALPGVGVRLAEDGEVEVRGINVFKEYWRNPEATAAAFDGEWFKTGDVGSFDSEGFLTITGRKKEIIVTAGGKNVAPAALEDPIRANPIVGQVVVVGDQKPFIAALITLDPEMLPTWLANNNLPGDMSLADAAAHAAVRAEVQRAIDEANTHVSRAESIRKFTILPSEWTEASGHLTPKMSIKRNVIMSDFSLQIEELYSEPVNTTNVSIP
- the def gene encoding peptide deformylase, which produces MAVREIRLFGDPVLKAHSAEIAEIDDSVRALVRDLLDTVALPGRAGVAAPQIGVGLRAFSYNIDGDIGYVLNPRVVEVRGEAEPVDEGCLSVPGLWHPALRHPWARVEGIDLDGQAVELEGEGLLAQALQHECDHLDGVLYLQRLTPEQRRIAMREVRESSWF